The Paraburkholderia agricolaris genome includes the window TGCCATTCATTTCGACCGGCTTCTATACGGGCCCGCTTGTCGACGCACTTGGTGGAACGGACATCTCGTGGATTCTCGGTCTTATCGTACCCGCGGTGCTCTATTACACCTGTGCTCGCCACTCCTCGCGCACTATCCCGAAGCATCTCATTCTCCCGGTCGAGCAAGGCAACGCACGCAATTGAAGTACGTGGAAGCGCTTCCTCTCCAGGTTTTCCACTGACACGCACGGGCAGAAGGGCGCCCCGAATCGGCAGCGGTTCTGTCCAGGTTGCGCAGCGTCGAAGATCGGCTCTTTGCCCAGATCGGCGGATGGGCGGCAAAGCATGAAAGTTGCTGAACGGTAAGAGCGCTGACAAACCGTAATTGCGCAGAAGGGCGAGTGCAATTCAATTGCCCCCAGGCTTGTCCAAGCAATGTGGACCTGCTATCGAGGCGCGCCTATCGCCTGGACGAAACGAATTGCGCACGTCAGGCATGGACCACTCTTTCCGAGGGAGGAATCGTGCAAAAGAAAATCGTCATTCGAATCGTCGCGGGAGGCGTCAGCCTGATGGCGCTGTCCGGCGCTGCAATCGCTCAATCGCTGGCATATACGAATCAGCCTGTGGACGTTTATGCGGGGCCGTCCGGGGATTATCCGGTGGTGGCGCAAGTGCCGCCGAGCGCGCAGCTGACGGTGTACGGCTGTGTCTCCGATTACAGCTGGTGCGACGTCGAAGCGCCCGGACTGCGCGGTTGGGTCTATGGCGGATATCTCGACTATCCGTACCAGGGTAGCGAGGTGCCGGTCATGACTTACGGCGTGCAGATCGGACTGCCGATCGTGGTGTTCTCGTTCGGAACTTACTGGGATCATTACTACCGCGGCCAGCCCTGGTATCACGACCGGGACCGCTGGGCGAATCATCCGCCGCCGCTGCGGGGCGCTCCGCCGCCGCATGGTGGTCCGCCGGCAGCGGGCGGTCCGGCTATGAATCCGCGGCCGGTCATGCACGGCGGCCCGCCGCCGCAACCCCAGCCGGGGTACGCGCATGGGCCGACGCAGCCGCCGCCGCAGCCGGGCTACGCGCACGGGCCTGCGCAGCAGCCCGGACACATGATGGG containing:
- a CDS encoding SH3 domain-containing protein; translation: MQKKIVIRIVAGGVSLMALSGAAIAQSLAYTNQPVDVYAGPSGDYPVVAQVPPSAQLTVYGCVSDYSWCDVEAPGLRGWVYGGYLDYPYQGSEVPVMTYGVQIGLPIVVFSFGTYWDHYYRGQPWYHDRDRWANHPPPLRGAPPPHGGPPAAGGPAMNPRPVMHGGPPPQPQPGYAHGPTQPPPQPGYAHGPAQQPGHMMGGPQGQTPLHPGGPSGERGGEARGGSEDRNRPPDNH